The Bacillus sp. (in: firmicutes) genome has a segment encoding these proteins:
- a CDS encoding threonine synthase: MMWWRGLINQYKEYLPVTEKTPMLTLNEGNTPLVPLENLSEMFGVELYVKYEGANPTGSFKDRGMVMAVAKAKEEGSKTIMCASTGNTSAAAAAYAARCGMRCIVLIPDGKIAAGKLAQAVMYGAEIYAIQGNFDQALNMVRSITEYAPITLVNSVNPYRIEGQKTAAFEICDQLGDAPDILAIPVGNAGNITAYWKGFNEYHAKKGTRLPVMRGFQAAGAAPIVRGAVVENPETIATAIRIGNPASWKTAVAAAEESNGKIDEVTDEQILEAYQLIAQKEGMFAEPGSCASIAGVIKQVRSGEIQKGSKIVAVLTGNGLKDPDCAVNTASVKPIVLPNDEKVVFEHIQGAVTQ, from the coding sequence ATGATGTGGTGGAGAGGTTTAATTAATCAATACAAGGAATATTTACCGGTGACAGAAAAGACGCCAATGTTGACTTTGAATGAAGGGAACACACCGCTTGTTCCTTTAGAAAATTTATCAGAAATGTTTGGTGTTGAGCTTTATGTAAAATATGAGGGTGCTAATCCAACAGGCTCATTCAAAGATCGTGGCATGGTGATGGCTGTTGCAAAAGCGAAAGAAGAAGGAAGCAAGACGATTATGTGCGCTTCTACTGGTAATACATCTGCTGCCGCTGCCGCTTATGCAGCTAGATGCGGGATGCGCTGTATCGTTTTAATTCCTGATGGCAAAATTGCCGCAGGCAAATTGGCACAAGCAGTTATGTATGGTGCTGAGATTTACGCTATTCAAGGAAACTTTGACCAAGCGTTAAATATGGTGCGTAGTATCACTGAATACGCTCCAATTACGCTTGTTAACTCTGTTAACCCATATCGTATCGAAGGTCAAAAAACAGCCGCATTTGAAATTTGCGACCAATTAGGGGATGCACCAGATATTTTAGCAATCCCTGTAGGAAATGCAGGTAATATCACTGCTTACTGGAAAGGTTTTAATGAATACCATGCGAAAAAAGGAACAAGGCTACCTGTGATGCGTGGCTTCCAAGCTGCTGGTGCAGCGCCGATTGTCCGCGGTGCTGTTGTCGAGAATCCGGAAACAATTGCAACTGCAATTCGCATTGGTAACCCAGCAAGCTGGAAAACAGCTGTTGCTGCAGCAGAGGAATCAAATGGTAAAATTGATGAAGTAACAGATGAACAAATTTTAGAAGCATACCAATTAATTGCTCAAAAGGAAGGCATGTTCGCTGAACCTGGCTCATGTGCATCAATTGCCGGTGTTATTAAACAAGTAAGAAGCGGCGAAATTCAAAAAGGTTCAAAAATCGTTGCCGTGTTAACAGGTAATGGCTTAAAGGACCCTGATTGTGCTGTTAATACTGCTTCAGTTAAACCAATCGTGTTGCCAAATGATGAAAAAGTTGTCTTTGAACATATCCAAGGGGCGGTAACACAATGA
- a CDS encoding NAD(P)/FAD-dependent oxidoreductase, with translation MKIDSKVYDITIIGGGPCGLFATFYAGMRQASVKIIESLPQLGGQLSALYPEKYIYDVAGFPKVQAQQLINKLKEQMSKFAPTIVLNQSVEKVEKQADSTFKLTTHSEVHFTKTIIITAGNGAFQPRRLELAEAEQYEGKNLHYFVDDMNKFAGLRVVVLGGGDSAVDWTMMLEPMTKEVTIAHRRDKFRAHEHSVENLMNSKAKVLTPYNPVRLIGDGEKITQIVLQEAKTKAEVTIDIDALIVNYGFVSSLGPIKDWGLTIDKNAILVNSRMETNIPGIYAAGDIATYDGKIKLIATGFGEAPTAVNVAKAYIDPNAKVQPLHSSSMFE, from the coding sequence ATGAAAATTGATTCTAAAGTTTATGATATCACAATTATAGGCGGAGGTCCTTGTGGTCTATTCGCAACATTCTATGCTGGCATGAGACAAGCAAGCGTAAAAATAATTGAAAGTCTCCCACAATTAGGTGGACAATTATCAGCACTCTACCCTGAGAAATATATTTATGATGTTGCTGGGTTTCCAAAAGTGCAAGCTCAACAATTAATTAACAAATTAAAAGAGCAAATGAGCAAATTTGCACCAACCATTGTGTTAAATCAATCTGTAGAAAAAGTTGAAAAACAAGCAGACAGCACATTTAAACTGACCACTCACTCAGAAGTTCATTTTACGAAAACGATTATTATAACTGCTGGTAACGGTGCCTTTCAACCACGTCGTCTTGAACTAGCTGAGGCTGAACAATATGAAGGTAAGAATTTACACTATTTCGTTGATGATATGAATAAATTCGCTGGGTTGCGTGTTGTTGTACTTGGCGGTGGTGACTCTGCCGTTGACTGGACAATGATGCTAGAACCAATGACGAAGGAAGTTACAATTGCGCACAGGCGTGATAAATTTCGTGCCCATGAGCATAGCGTTGAAAATTTAATGAATTCGAAAGCAAAGGTACTCACTCCATACAATCCTGTACGGTTAATTGGCGATGGTGAAAAAATTACGCAAATAGTCTTACAAGAGGCAAAAACAAAGGCAGAAGTTACCATCGATATTGATGCCTTAATCGTAAACTATGGGTTTGTCTCTTCCTTAGGCCCAATTAAAGATTGGGGGCTTACGATTGACAAAAACGCTATTCTCGTAAATTCCAGAATGGAAACTAATATTCCGGGTATTTATGCCGCTGGAGATATTGCAACTTACGACGGAAAAATAAAATTAATTGCAACTGGTTTCGGGGAAGCGCCAACAGCCGTTAACGTTGCCAAGGCCTATATTGACCCGAATGCAAAAGTCCAACCATTGCATTCGTCAAGCATGTTCGAGTAA
- a CDS encoding TIGR01457 family HAD-type hydrolase translates to MKKYNAYLIDLDGTMYRGTERIEEAVQFVKALHEKQIPYLFVTNNSSRRPDQIAKKLQLFEIPATEEQVFTSSQAAANYIKAQNNGTKIYMIGEDGLRHALLEKELTIVDEKPDYVVVGIDRDISYEKLVRGCLGIRSGATFISTNADIAIPTERGLLPGNGALTSVISVSTGVKPIFIGKPESIIMDQALKVLGTKKEETLMIGDNYDTDIAAGMQAGLDTLLVHSGVTTKEKLTTYEKQPTYAVDSLSEWLDRI, encoded by the coding sequence GTGAAAAAATACAATGCTTATTTAATTGATTTAGACGGAACGATGTATCGCGGTACAGAACGGATTGAAGAAGCCGTTCAATTTGTTAAGGCTTTACACGAAAAACAAATCCCCTATTTATTTGTCACAAATAACTCATCTAGACGACCAGACCAAATTGCGAAAAAGCTGCAGTTGTTTGAAATACCGGCAACAGAAGAACAAGTATTTACTTCTAGCCAAGCAGCGGCGAATTACATAAAAGCACAAAACAACGGAACAAAAATATATATGATTGGAGAGGACGGCCTCCGTCATGCCCTTCTTGAGAAAGAGCTTACCATTGTTGATGAAAAGCCCGATTATGTTGTTGTTGGAATTGACAGGGATATTTCCTATGAAAAGTTAGTAAGAGGCTGCTTAGGAATCCGGAGCGGGGCAACTTTTATTTCGACAAATGCAGATATAGCGATTCCGACTGAGAGGGGGCTACTGCCTGGCAATGGAGCATTGACATCCGTTATATCAGTTTCTACAGGAGTAAAGCCAATTTTTATCGGCAAACCCGAATCAATCATTATGGATCAAGCCTTAAAAGTGTTAGGGACGAAAAAGGAAGAGACATTAATGATTGGTGATAATTATGATACAGATATTGCGGCTGGAATGCAGGCAGGCCTTGATACGCTTTTAGTTCATTCAGGAGTAACAACAAAGGAAAAATTAACAACTTATGAAAAGCAACCGACTTATGCAGTCGACTCTTTAAGTGAATGGCTGGATAGAATTTAG
- a CDS encoding homoserine dehydrogenase yields MVKSISIGLLGLGTVGSGVVQIVERHQDKLMHQVGCPVEITKIAVKDLHKQRDIEIDPTKLTTDPNEVIENPNIDIVVEVMGGVEETRNYVIKALQNKKHVVTANKDLMAVYGIELLQIAADNGCDLFFEASVAGGIPIIRSLVDGLASDRITKMMGIVNGTTNYILTKMSQEGRAYEEVLKEAQQLGYAESDPTADVEGLDAARKMAILATLGFSMLIDLDDVKVTGISSINEEDLEYSKRLGYTMKLIGIASRDNDKVEVSVQPTLLPNSHPLATVNDVFNAVYVYGEAVGETMFYGPGAGQLPTATSVVSDLVEVMKNMRLAVNGRKYVAPQYTKSLKSDEEILSKYFLRIHVKDQAGAFATITALFSSYNISFEKILQLPLKKRGIAEIVIITHQANQKAYNEIMEKLITLDVVYDVKSSYRVEGEEVL; encoded by the coding sequence ATCGTGAAATCAATTTCTATCGGATTATTAGGGTTAGGAACCGTTGGCAGCGGTGTTGTTCAAATTGTAGAACGTCATCAAGACAAATTAATGCATCAAGTTGGGTGTCCGGTTGAAATTACCAAAATTGCTGTAAAAGATTTGCATAAACAGCGTGATATCGAAATTGATCCAACTAAATTAACGACAGACCCAAATGAAGTGATTGAAAATCCAAACATCGACATCGTTGTTGAGGTGATGGGTGGAGTTGAAGAAACGAGAAATTACGTGATTAAAGCACTTCAAAATAAAAAGCATGTTGTGACTGCTAACAAAGACTTAATGGCAGTTTATGGGATAGAGCTTTTGCAGATTGCTGCAGATAATGGCTGTGATTTGTTTTTTGAAGCAAGTGTTGCCGGCGGTATTCCAATCATCCGTAGCTTAGTAGACGGCTTGGCATCTGACAGGATTACAAAAATGATGGGGATTGTGAATGGAACAACGAACTATATTCTTACAAAAATGTCACAGGAAGGCCGGGCCTATGAAGAAGTACTAAAAGAAGCGCAGCAATTAGGGTATGCTGAATCCGATCCGACCGCAGATGTAGAAGGCTTAGATGCCGCTAGAAAAATGGCGATTCTTGCGACACTGGGCTTTTCGATGCTCATTGATCTCGATGATGTAAAGGTAACAGGCATCTCAAGTATAAATGAGGAAGATTTAGAGTATAGTAAACGCCTTGGTTACACAATGAAATTAATTGGTATTGCTAGCCGTGATAATGATAAAGTCGAGGTCAGTGTGCAGCCGACATTATTGCCGAATAGTCATCCGCTAGCGACTGTAAATGATGTTTTCAATGCTGTTTATGTTTATGGTGAAGCCGTAGGGGAAACAATGTTTTATGGCCCTGGTGCAGGTCAATTACCAACGGCAACATCAGTTGTTTCCGATCTCGTTGAAGTGATGAAAAACATGAGATTAGCTGTTAATGGAAGAAAGTATGTTGCCCCGCAATATACAAAGAGCTTGAAATCTGATGAGGAAATCTTGTCAAAATATTTCTTGCGTATTCATGTTAAAGATCAAGCCGGTGCATTTGCGACGATTACTGCCCTATTCTCGAGCTATAATATCAGCTTTGAGAAAATTCTGCAGCTACCTTTAAAGAAGCGTGGTATAGCAGAAATTGTAATCATTACACATCAAGCAAATCAAAAGGCTTATAATGAAATTATGGAAAAACTTATTACATTAGATGTAGTTTATGATGTTAAGAGTAGCTACCGAGTTGAAGGAGAGGAAGTACTATGA
- a CDS encoding phosphatidylglycerophosphatase A: protein MDAIEKRARELLKERGVNLSDIADLVYYLQKKYHANLQIEECLANVERVLSKREVQNAIITGIELDMLAEKKLISEPLLTILLNDEGLYGVDEIIALSIINVYGSIGFTNYGYIDKQKPGILEKINEKQDDVCNTFLDDIVGAIAAAASSRLAHRAKNVE, encoded by the coding sequence ATGGACGCTATCGAAAAAAGAGCAAGAGAGCTATTAAAAGAACGCGGAGTAAACCTTAGCGATATTGCTGATTTAGTATATTATTTACAGAAGAAATATCATGCGAATTTACAAATTGAGGAATGTTTAGCGAATGTTGAACGAGTTTTATCAAAACGGGAAGTACAAAACGCTATTATAACAGGAATCGAATTGGATATGTTAGCAGAAAAAAAACTAATTTCCGAGCCATTATTAACAATATTATTAAATGATGAAGGCTTGTATGGCGTTGATGAAATCATTGCCCTCTCCATCATAAATGTATATGGCTCAATCGGTTTTACGAACTACGGTTACATCGATAAGCAAAAACCGGGAATTTTAGAAAAAATCAACGAGAAGCAGGACGATGTTTGCAATACTTTTTTAGATGATATTGTTGGTGCCATTGCAGCAGCAGCATCAAGCCGCCTCGCCCATCGAGCTAAAAATGTGGAGTAG
- a CDS encoding homoserine kinase — protein sequence MTNKKAFRITAPGSTANLGPGFDSVGMAVNRYLVLDVTPHYEWEFVARSNDLVGLPSGKDNLMYKVALSVAEDYGFELLPHKVEVMSDIPLSRGLGSSAAAIVAGIELANQILDLNLSNDEKLRRASNIEGHLDNVAASLYGGLIVGSHREDGTDMVHGGYPDIDIVVYIPTYELETKKSRSVLPEQMDFKEAVLASGISNVLVAALLTSNWELAGKMMARDLFHQPYRGELVPELEKVYSLADELGAFGVALSGAGPTIICFAPKGKGESIQKRLQQSFPAADIEILQVDQAGLSVDTNCIVDIEKQPSMK from the coding sequence ATGACCAACAAAAAGGCTTTTAGAATAACTGCACCAGGAAGTACAGCAAATCTAGGGCCGGGTTTTGACTCTGTTGGGATGGCAGTGAATCGTTATTTAGTTTTAGATGTTACACCACATTATGAATGGGAGTTCGTAGCAAGGTCCAATGACCTTGTTGGACTCCCATCTGGTAAAGATAATTTAATGTATAAGGTTGCTTTGTCAGTTGCCGAAGATTACGGTTTTGAATTGCTGCCCCATAAAGTGGAAGTAATGAGCGACATTCCATTATCAAGGGGGCTTGGCAGCAGTGCAGCTGCAATCGTTGCCGGAATTGAACTGGCAAATCAAATCCTTGATTTAAATTTATCAAACGATGAGAAACTAAGACGAGCAAGTAATATAGAAGGTCATTTGGATAATGTGGCGGCATCTTTATATGGGGGCTTAATCGTCGGTAGCCATCGTGAAGATGGAACAGATATGGTCCATGGTGGATATCCTGATATTGATATTGTTGTCTATATTCCAACTTATGAGCTTGAAACAAAAAAGTCGCGCAGTGTTCTTCCAGAACAAATGGATTTTAAAGAAGCTGTGCTCGCTAGTGGAATTAGCAATGTCCTTGTTGCAGCGCTGTTAACATCGAATTGGGAATTAGCGGGGAAAATGATGGCAAGAGATTTATTTCACCAGCCATACCGTGGGGAGCTTGTGCCAGAATTAGAAAAGGTTTATTCATTAGCAGATGAATTAGGTGCCTTCGGCGTAGCGCTTAGTGGTGCCGGTCCGACGATTATTTGTTTTGCCCCTAAAGGCAAAGGGGAGTCGATTCAGAAGCGTTTACAGCAAAGCTTTCCTGCTGCTGATATCGAAATTTTACAAGTCGATCAAGCAGGTTTATCGGTAGATACAAATTGTATAGTTGATATTGAAAAACAACCCTCAATGAAATAA
- a CDS encoding NifU family protein encodes MSDNNTIFQQVEEVLNKLRPYLQRDGGDCELVDVEDGIVKLRLMGACGSCPSSTITLKAGIERALVEEVPGIVEVEQVF; translated from the coding sequence ATGAGTGATAATAATACAATCTTTCAGCAAGTTGAAGAAGTCCTTAACAAGCTCCGCCCTTACTTGCAACGTGATGGCGGTGACTGTGAATTAGTAGATGTCGAAGATGGAATTGTTAAATTACGTTTAATGGGTGCTTGCGGTAGCTGTCCAAGTTCTACAATCACTTTAAAAGCAGGAATTGAACGAGCTTTAGTTGAGGAAGTTCCCGGAATTGTCGAAGTGGAACAAGTATTTTAA
- a CDS encoding NAD(P)/FAD-dependent oxidoreductase yields MDVIGLKRPEVLILGAGYGGMMTAVNLQKTVGVNEANITLVNKHDYHYQTTWLHEGAAGTIHHDKIRIPIKDVINQSKVKFVKDTVVEIKPQEKRVILQNGELTYDYLVISLGFESETFGIKGLKEYAFSIASINSSRLIREHIDYCFAKYNNEQEKRDELLTIVVGGAGFTGIEFLGELANRIPELCKEFDIDRKKVRVICVEAAPTALPGFNQSLVEYAMNYLEQRGIEFKIGTAIKECTPEGIIVAKDDYVEEIKAATVVWAAGVRGNSIIEKSGFEAMRGRVKVEPDLRAPGYDDVFIIGDCALLINEEINRPYPPTAQIAIQEAETCAANIATLVRGKGELKKFAPDIKGTVCSLGDDDAIGVVGERQLYGAQAAFMKKMIDNRYLWKLGGLSLVLKKGKLKLF; encoded by the coding sequence ATGGATGTGATAGGTTTGAAACGACCAGAAGTATTAATCTTAGGAGCAGGATACGGCGGCATGATGACTGCTGTCAATCTACAAAAAACAGTAGGTGTTAACGAAGCAAATATTACACTTGTGAATAAACATGATTACCATTATCAAACAACATGGTTGCATGAAGGTGCAGCAGGAACAATTCATCATGATAAAATTCGCATCCCTATAAAGGATGTTATTAATCAAAGCAAAGTGAAGTTTGTGAAGGATACAGTTGTTGAAATTAAACCACAAGAAAAAAGAGTTATTTTGCAAAATGGCGAGCTTACTTATGATTATTTAGTCATTAGTCTTGGTTTCGAATCAGAGACGTTTGGAATAAAAGGCTTGAAAGAATATGCTTTTTCAATCGCAAGTATTAATTCTTCAAGACTCATTCGTGAGCATATTGATTACTGCTTTGCTAAGTATAATAATGAACAAGAAAAGCGTGATGAATTATTAACAATTGTCGTCGGTGGAGCCGGCTTTACAGGTATAGAATTTCTAGGGGAATTAGCAAATAGAATTCCCGAGCTTTGCAAGGAATTTGATATAGATCGTAAAAAGGTACGTGTGATTTGTGTTGAGGCAGCCCCAACGGCATTGCCTGGTTTTAATCAGTCTTTAGTTGAGTATGCGATGAATTATTTAGAGCAAAGAGGAATTGAATTCAAAATTGGGACAGCTATTAAAGAATGTACTCCTGAAGGCATTATCGTTGCGAAGGATGATTATGTTGAAGAAATTAAAGCCGCTACCGTTGTATGGGCGGCAGGTGTACGTGGAAACTCTATTATTGAAAAGTCAGGATTTGAAGCGATGCGTGGCCGTGTAAAAGTCGAGCCTGATTTAAGAGCACCAGGCTATGATGATGTATTCATCATTGGAGATTGCGCGTTATTAATTAACGAAGAAATAAACCGCCCATATCCGCCAACAGCACAAATTGCGATACAAGAGGCTGAAACATGTGCTGCTAATATAGCAACTCTTGTAAGAGGAAAAGGTGAGTTAAAGAAATTCGCACCGGATATTAAAGGTACAGTATGTTCACTAGGCGACGATGATGCGATAGGAGTTGTTGGCGAACGCCAATTATATGGTGCGCAAGCTGCATTTATGAAAAAGATGATTGATAACCGCTATTTGTGGAAGTTAGGTGGATTATCATTAGTTCTAAAAAAAGGAAAGCTTAAACTATTTTAA
- a CDS encoding YuzB family protein: MIYPLIEFCISNLAEGAQKAKETLEKDPNLDVIEYGCLGYCGKCANTFFALVNGEFVSGATPDTLVENIYKFLDENPMF; this comes from the coding sequence ATGATTTACCCACTTATTGAATTTTGCATAAGTAATTTGGCAGAAGGGGCACAGAAGGCAAAGGAAACGCTAGAAAAGGACCCGAATCTTGATGTCATTGAGTATGGCTGCCTGGGCTATTGCGGGAAGTGTGCCAACACATTTTTCGCATTAGTTAATGGAGAATTTGTTTCGGGAGCTACCCCCGATACTTTAGTTGAAAATATCTATAAATTTTTAGATGAAAATCCAATGTTTTAA
- the yutH gene encoding spore coat protein YutH, whose product MMERDLFEQYRLNSNQYVRYRNYNAFYEKGDLYVIVPIPHLEKEELLEIKQISDFLLFQKEDRIAMFMPTVTGELVGNINNGKVVIYKMPRLNRRKMFTDGEELARFHALGRLYPYPPKTATRLGLWKSLWESRLTQLENWWGQKVREIPANRFEKLFFDSFPYYLGLSENAIQYVADSIWDDERQEMQTGTICHVKYKGQIESDMVIFPTELTYDHPSRDLAEWIRHKFAVGFDLQEMRSFLYHYEKRMPLSPTSRRMLFARLLFPVPYFELIEGYYTASTEDVKKWYEKNFIHYVEETERYEQFLRTFFKNISLSTRNKQIPKIEWLQGVKF is encoded by the coding sequence ATGATGGAAAGGGATTTATTCGAACAATATCGCTTAAATAGCAATCAATATGTTCGTTATCGAAACTACAATGCCTTTTATGAAAAAGGAGATTTGTATGTTATTGTGCCAATACCCCACTTGGAAAAAGAGGAATTACTAGAAATAAAACAAATAAGTGATTTTTTGCTTTTTCAAAAAGAGGATAGAATCGCAATGTTTATGCCAACTGTTACCGGAGAGTTAGTTGGTAACATCAATAACGGAAAAGTAGTTATTTATAAAATGCCAAGATTAAATAGAAGAAAAATGTTCACGGATGGCGAGGAGTTAGCAAGATTTCATGCATTGGGCCGTTTATATCCATATCCTCCGAAAACAGCAACACGTCTTGGTTTATGGAAATCCTTATGGGAGTCACGCCTTACTCAACTGGAAAATTGGTGGGGGCAAAAAGTACGGGAAATCCCAGCCAACCGTTTTGAAAAATTATTTTTCGACTCGTTTCCTTATTATCTTGGTTTGTCCGAAAATGCTATTCAGTATGTTGCTGACAGCATATGGGATGACGAACGCCAGGAAATGCAAACAGGGACGATTTGCCATGTGAAATATAAGGGGCAAATCGAATCAGATATGGTTATTTTTCCAACTGAATTAACCTATGATCATCCTAGTCGTGATCTCGCAGAATGGATTAGACATAAGTTTGCCGTTGGGTTCGATTTACAGGAAATGAGGAGCTTTTTGTATCATTATGAAAAGCGGATGCCATTATCACCTACAAGTAGGAGAATGTTATTTGCCAGATTGTTATTTCCCGTTCCATACTTTGAATTGATTGAAGGCTATTATACGGCATCAACTGAGGACGTAAAAAAATGGTATGAAAAAAACTTTATTCACTATGTCGAGGAAACAGAGCGTTATGAGCAATTTTTGAGAACATTTTTTAAAAATATTAGTTTATCTACAAGAAATAAGCAAATTCCTAAAATAGAATGGCTTCAAGGTGTAAAATTTTAA
- a CDS encoding DUF2225 domain-containing protein, which translates to MSNEQLTPLYDKKETCPLCQTAFTSKKIRSRFVKVDHTDSDFCPYYHDETISPLLYFVKVCPSCGYSYTDQYQTYFFEGTKEEIINSVSMKWVPHDFGGERTIHQAIQTYKLAFYCATLKKEKAIVIASILLRLTWLYRRMGNEKEEERFMELTLEQLNGAYLDAYYGNTDLTEIRVLYLIGELNKRLGHYDEALTHLARVVDKQNTTLERKVVDLARQQWFATRDILKEKDADQANNSADENHTNEEAN; encoded by the coding sequence ATGTCAAATGAGCAATTAACACCCTTATACGATAAAAAAGAAACTTGCCCGTTATGCCAAACCGCTTTTACCTCAAAAAAAATACGCTCGCGTTTTGTAAAAGTTGATCATACTGATTCCGATTTTTGTCCTTACTACCATGACGAAACGATTAGCCCACTTTTATACTTTGTAAAGGTTTGTCCTTCATGTGGGTATTCTTATACTGATCAATATCAAACCTATTTCTTTGAGGGTACAAAAGAGGAAATTATTAATTCAGTGTCAATGAAATGGGTTCCACATGACTTTGGCGGTGAAAGAACGATTCATCAAGCCATTCAAACTTACAAATTAGCATTCTACTGCGCAACATTAAAAAAAGAAAAAGCAATCGTAATCGCTAGCATTTTACTGCGTCTTACATGGCTTTATCGGCGAATGGGAAATGAAAAAGAGGAAGAGCGCTTTATGGAATTGACATTAGAGCAATTAAATGGTGCTTATTTAGATGCATACTATGGTAATACTGATTTAACAGAAATCCGAGTTTTATATTTAATAGGTGAATTAAATAAAAGGTTAGGTCATTATGACGAAGCGTTAACTCATCTTGCGAGGGTTGTTGATAAACAAAATACAACACTTGAACGAAAAGTCGTTGATTTAGCTAGACAGCAATGGTTTGCAACAAGAGATATTTTAAAAGAAAAGGATGCTGATCAAGCAAATAATTCTGCAGATGAGAATCATACAAATGAAGAGGCGAACTAA
- a CDS encoding iron-sulfur cluster assembly accessory protein has protein sequence MNIIITEAAVNQIFHMMKEEGNENLLLRIGVKGGGCSGLSYGMGFEEEKSDEDLLFTQHGLKVLVDNNDAPILNGVKIDYKQNMMGGGFTIDNPNAIASCGCGSSFKTADRTGTPEEC, from the coding sequence ATGAATATTATAATAACAGAAGCGGCTGTTAATCAAATTTTCCATATGATGAAAGAGGAAGGCAATGAGAATTTGCTTTTGCGCATCGGCGTTAAAGGTGGTGGCTGCAGCGGTTTATCATATGGGATGGGATTTGAGGAAGAAAAGTCTGATGAAGATTTACTATTTACTCAGCATGGTTTGAAAGTTTTGGTAGATAACAATGACGCACCAATCCTAAATGGGGTTAAAATTGATTATAAGCAAAATATGATGGGTGGCGGCTTTACGATTGATAATCCAAATGCAATTGCATCTTGTGGCTGCGGTTCCTCCTTTAAAACAGCCGATCGTACAGGTACACCGGAAGAATGTTAA
- a CDS encoding DUF86 domain-containing protein produces MYFVDRDKIEQLLQLIENNIKIVNEQTSWQSHLEKLALERVVHLVIESVLDVGNSLIDGFIMRDPGSYEDIIDILLDEKVIDANDELPLKTIISFRKEVVQNYTEIDHGQILQELKEHLEALKAFPDKVRRYLENELGVITAFKR; encoded by the coding sequence TTGTATTTTGTAGATCGTGATAAAATTGAACAATTATTACAACTAATTGAAAACAATATTAAAATTGTTAATGAACAAACTAGCTGGCAGAGCCATCTTGAAAAGCTTGCATTAGAGCGAGTTGTTCACCTTGTAATCGAATCAGTTCTTGATGTCGGAAATTCGTTGATTGATGGTTTTATTATGAGGGATCCGGGCAGTTACGAAGACATTATTGATATTTTATTAGATGAAAAAGTAATTGATGCTAATGATGAGCTTCCGCTTAAAACAATTATTTCTTTCCGTAAGGAAGTTGTCCAAAATTATACAGAAATTGATCATGGACAAATTTTACAGGAATTAAAAGAGCATTTAGAAGCGTTAAAGGCTTTCCCAGACAAGGTTCGTCGCTACTTGGAAAATGAATTAGGGGTAATAACTGCTTTTAAAAGATAA
- a CDS encoding transcriptional regulator: MASNTSSTRDEILTMLKMNKRMTVTEMANQLQITEMAVRRHLNTLEKDRYVETILVRQAMGRPLNIYQLSEAGEELFPRNYKNIILEFIADIEELSGQEMVDQLFERRKNRMKEALIKRLDHKPLEERLEQLVQIQNDNGYMANLEKNEDGSFQLSEHNCPISLVANKYNAACHRELELFKEVLGTDKIIRHSCISDGDGACQYHIMK, from the coding sequence ATGGCTAGTAATACATCTTCAACTAGGGATGAAATTCTAACAATGTTAAAGATGAACAAACGTATGACAGTGACGGAAATGGCGAATCAATTGCAAATTACTGAAATGGCTGTTCGAAGACACTTAAATACGTTGGAAAAAGATCGTTATGTTGAAACAATTCTAGTTCGACAAGCGATGGGGCGCCCTTTAAATATTTATCAGCTTTCTGAAGCCGGGGAAGAACTATTTCCACGAAACTATAAAAATATTATTCTAGAATTTATAGCTGATATTGAAGAATTGAGCGGCCAAGAAATGGTGGACCAGTTGTTCGAAAGACGTAAAAACCGTATGAAGGAAGCGCTAATCAAACGCTTGGATCATAAACCATTGGAAGAAAGGCTTGAACAGCTAGTTCAAATTCAAAATGATAACGGCTACATGGCAAATTTAGAAAAAAATGAAGATGGTAGCTTCCAGCTTTCCGAACATAATTGCCCAATTTCTCTTGTCGCTAATAAGTATAATGCTGCTTGTCACCGGGAACTTGAATTATTTAAAGAAGTTCTTGGTACAGATAAGATTATTAGACATTCATGCATAAGCGATGGCGATGGTGCATGTCAATATCATATAATGAAGTAA